GGAGTCCGGGTTCGCCTATGCCGTCGGGTCCGACTCCGGGGGCGAGGCCTGCGGCGGGGCGCTGCACATGATGGACCTGTCCGATCCGCTGAACCCCACCTTTGCGGGCTGCTTCAATGACCCGCGCACGGGACGGGGTGGATCGGGAACGACCCACGATGCGCAATGCGTCATCTACCGGGGACCCGACGCCGACTATACCGGACGTGAGATCTGCCTGAGTTCGAACGGAACAGGGCTGTCGATTGCCGATGTGACGGACAAGGCCAACCCGGTGGCCGTATCCGTGGCCGAATACCCGGCCGTGGCCTATGCCCACCAGGGATGGCTGACGGAAGACCATCGGTATTTCTACCTGAATGATGAGGGGGATGAGGCCTCGGGTCTCGTCGAGGCCACGCGGACCCTCATCCTGGACCTCGCGGACCTGGACGAGCCGACCATTTCCGGAGAATATTACGCACCGGACAATGCGATCGACCACAATCTGTATGTGCGCGACAACATCATGTACCAGACGAATTACGTGGCGGGATTGCGTCTGCTGGATGTCAGCGATCCAGAGAATCCGGTCCTCGTGGGTTCGTTCGATACCGTGCCCTACGGTCCGAACGACAATTCCCCGGTATTGGGCGCATGGAGCAATTACCCGTACTTCAAGAGCGGGGTGATCGTGGTTTCATCAGGCCGGGAAGGGGTGTTCTTCCTGAAGAAACGGCAGGTGGACCTGTAAAGAGTCAGCTCCCCAGCCGCCTGACATCCAGCGCCCTAACACCCCAGCGCCAGCCGGGCTTCCGGATCGTTGGCCGGAAAACAATTCCCGCTGGGCAATGCGGATGGCACGTAGCGGTGGAGGTCGGGGTCCCGGAGCGCATGCTCCAGGAATGCGACCAGGTGGTCCATTTCACGTTCCGTCAGGGAGAGCGGGTGGAACTGGGACGTGACCCGGTCAGCGGGCAGGGTCACGGCCGGAATGCCCGCATTGTAGTACTCCACGACCTCCCGGATGGAGTTGAACGTACCGCCGTGACCCAGGAACGGCGAATCGGCCAGATTGTAGAGTTGGGGGACTTTGAACGTGTGCCGGTCCGGCTCCAGGCCCGTGAAGCCTCCCCGTCCCGCGGCGGTCTGCGAGTCCAGCGTGACACCCGGCATGTCGGGCATGCCCAGCGCGTAGAACGCCATCTGGTTCAGCGCCGGCCCCGTGTGGCAATCCGAACACTTGGCCTTTCCGAAAAACAGGATGGCCCCCTCTTTTTCTGTGATGGACATGGCTCCGAAATCGCCCCGCAGCCATCGCTGGAACGGCGCCCGATTGGCCAGCAGGGTGCGTTCGTATGCGGCGATGGCCAGGCCCATGCGCTCCAGGGAAACGGGTTCTCCCGGCCAAACGGCGTCCCACATGGCCGCATAGGTGGCATTGGACTCAAGAATGGTGTTGTCCAGGTTGTCCATCCGGTGAACGGACAGTGCCGCAATCGCCTGCGTTTCCAGGCCGTCGTATCCCAGGTCGTTCACGCGCTCCGGACTGCCTTCCGGCCATGCCGTCGTGACGAATGCATTGGGCCCGTTGGCGCCCAGGTTTCCGCTCCACATGGTGACTCGTTGCCACGCGCTGTTGAGCGCGGATGGTGACCGGATGGGCAGCATGTCCACGTCCTCGATGGGCCAGGCGGGATTGGGTCGGCGACTGGCGCCCCATCCGAGTCCGCCCTCGGAAATGGCCCGCTGGGCACCGGCCTGGAACCCCGCATCGGCATGGTGGCACGTTGCACAACTGTAGGTGCCCAGACCGGCAGCCTGGCGTGGTCGGGTCGCCAGTGCCGTCTCGTGGAACAGCAACTGGCCCAGGGCCACCTTCCCGGGAGTCAATGGATTGCGGGGATCCTGCGGCAGCGTGGCGAGGTCGCCGTCGTCCGGCAATATGAACGTAGAGACCGGACGCTGACCATTCGCGGTGACCAGGGACTCCAGGGCAAGGTCGAGCGCGGTTTCGTCCACCGGGTCAGGTTGGGAGCAGGCACTCAGACCGACGCACACGATCGCGCCAAGGACAGCGTTCATGGCCCAATGGCTGGACATCCGGGTCATGGCTCGTCGCGTACGGTAAATATCCAGACCGGCGACCATGGGCCGTACCCGTCAGGGCCGAGGGCACGAACCTTCCACCAGTAGGGATAGGTGTAGATGAGGGACGGCAGAAAAAGCTGTGTGTCCTCTATCCCCTCCAGATTGGCCTGGTACAGCCGCATGTCTTCGTCGATGGTGGCCAGGACATGATACGACAAGGCACCGGGAACCGGATCCCATTCAAGGATGGCCCATGCCGGCATGTTTTCGATGCCGTTCGGCGGGTCGGTCTGGGCCGGACTCGCCACGGGATGCGGGGCCGTGAGCGCCGTGAACCGGAGGACCGTCGTCCACGGGCCGGTATCTGCACCACGAACGGAACGGACGCGCCAGTAGACCTCCGTTCCTGGGGTCAAATCCGAAAGCAGGTGTGTGAGCCCGGTCGCACGCGCGGAGTGGGTATCCACGGTCTCCCGCGACCATCCCCACTCCACATCATAGGCAAAGGCGTGTTCCACGGCGCGCCACGTGAGAACGGCCGTTGTCGGCGCATTGGCCATGCCGTCCTGCGGGTAGATGACACCCGGTACGGCCAGACCCACTTCGGTGGTGACCGGCGTGGGGGCCGTGTCGCATCCGGACAGGACCAGCAACCCGACAAGCGCGAAGTACAGGGATCGAAACACGTTCATATGCCTGAATCTACGGTATCCCGGCATGCTGTTCTGTCGGGAAATCCCCGGCAGATGAAACCCCGTTGAATACTTGTAATGACAAGAACACGCGCCGGCGGGGACGGTAGTAAAAGGTGCGAAAAACGATAAAAAATGAACTTTTCCAGCGTCATAATGACTGACCAGAATACAATGACCGCATTTGAAACCCGCATGGATCTGGATGAATCCATCCGTGAACCCATGGCGGCGCTTTTGAACCAACACCTGGCCGACTTGATAGACCTTCGCAGCCAGACGAAGCAGGCCCATTGGAATGTGCGAGGCCCACACTTCATAGCCTACCACGAACTTTTCGACACCCTGGCGGAGCAGCTGACCGAACCGGTGGATACCGTCGCGGAGCGGATAGGTGCGCTCGGCTATCGGGCCGAAGGCACGACCCGTATGGCGGCCGGAAACAGCCGTCTGGTGGACTGGCCGTTGGAGTTGACGGACGGACCCACGATCGTCGAGGCCGTCGCCGACCGGTTTTCGTACGTGGCGGCCTTCACCCGTTCGGCCATCGACAAGGCCTCGGAATCCGGTGACGAAGTCACAACGGACGTGCTGACGGAAGTCGCCCGTGGACTGGACAAGAGCCTGTGGTTCCTGGAGGCCCATCTGCAGGGCTGAATCGATCGCCGCGGGTCGCGAACCGGACGCGCAATCGCATTTCTTCCCGAATGTATTGCAGGGTTGCTACATTGAAGGCGTGAGTCATCGCCCAATCACACCTGAGAACCATGCCTTTGACACTCCGAACCTCGTCGCTCAGCCTGCTCCTGCTGGCTATCCTCTTTCTGCCGACTTCCCTGGAAAACGACATGCGGGACCGCTACGGCGGCGCCCTGCTCTTCGTTGACAACCAGTTGGTAGTCGGCGAGCCGGCCGGATTTTCGGATCCCGGAATGGTGCATGTCCTGGCCGACAACGGGCGGCAGTCCTGGAACATCATCCAGACCCTGACCGCCCCTGACGCAGCCGTCGGGGACGGCTTCGGTTCGGCCTTTGCCTATGCGGATGGCTGGCTCGCGGTTGCAGCCCCGTCTGCGGGCGACGGTGCAGGAGCCGTCCATGTATTCCAATCAGGTGCCGACGGTCGGTGGGAGCATGCCGGTCGGGTCGACGGTACACCCGGCGATCTGGCCAGTGGTTTCGCGGGATCGTTGAGCATAGGCGGGGGATACCTGTTCATCGGTGCGCCGTCGGCCGACGGCAGGAACGGAGCAGTCCACGTCCATAGATTGGGCGACGGGTTTGCGCACGTGACCACGCTGGCCGGAACGGATCAATTCGGTACGGGACTGGGCGTCCGGGGCAAGCATTTGCTGGTCGGTTCGCCGGGCCACGAATCCAATCGCGGACGGATCCAGCAATTCGATATCACGAACGGCTTCAGCCCGGTCGGTGAGACCGTGCTGTCCGATGCCTCCGAGGGAACGCGTCTGGGCGGAGCCCTGACCGTTGTGGGAGATCGCCTCTTCTCATCCAACCCACGGGCCGACCGGGGAACCGGTGCCGTCCACGTATTCAACT
Above is a genomic segment from Rhodothermales bacterium containing:
- the dps gene encoding DNA starvation/stationary phase protection protein Dps, encoding MTDQNTMTAFETRMDLDESIREPMAALLNQHLADLIDLRSQTKQAHWNVRGPHFIAYHELFDTLAEQLTEPVDTVAERIGALGYRAEGTTRMAAGNSRLVDWPLELTDGPTIVEAVADRFSYVAAFTRSAIDKASESGDEVTTDVLTEVARGLDKSLWFLEAHLQG
- a CDS encoding cytochrome c peroxidase translates to MNAVLGAIVCVGLSACSQPDPVDETALDLALESLVTANGQRPVSTFILPDDGDLATLPQDPRNPLTPGKVALGQLLFHETALATRPRQAAGLGTYSCATCHHADAGFQAGAQRAISEGGLGWGASRRPNPAWPIEDVDMLPIRSPSALNSAWQRVTMWSGNLGANGPNAFVTTAWPEGSPERVNDLGYDGLETQAIAALSVHRMDNLDNTILESNATYAAMWDAVWPGEPVSLERMGLAIAAYERTLLANRAPFQRWLRGDFGAMSITEKEGAILFFGKAKCSDCHTGPALNQMAFYALGMPDMPGVTLDSQTAAGRGGFTGLEPDRHTFKVPQLYNLADSPFLGHGGTFNSIREVVEYYNAGIPAVTLPADRVTSQFHPLSLTEREMDHLVAFLEHALRDPDLHRYVPSALPSGNCFPANDPEARLALGC
- a CDS encoding fibronectin type III domain-containing protein, with the translated sequence MFRSLYFALVGLLVLSGCDTAPTPVTTEVGLAVPGVIYPQDGMANAPTTAVLTWRAVEHAFAYDVEWGWSRETVDTHSARATGLTHLLSDLTPGTEVYWRVRSVRGADTGPWTTVLRFTALTAPHPVASPAQTDPPNGIENMPAWAILEWDPVPGALSYHVLATIDEDMRLYQANLEGIEDTQLFLPSLIYTYPYWWKVRALGPDGYGPWSPVWIFTVRDEP